TCCCGGAGCCGGTGGAACGGAGAGGACTTCAGCCTCTCTGCTTCCCGCAAGGCCGTCGATTTCAATATGGATCCGGCTGCCGGGCAGAAGGGTCATCGGTTCCCGCTGGGAAACGTAGATCCGGGCTACAAGATCATCGATCGTTTCCACTTGGCACATGGCTCCGTCGCCGAGACGCAGCCGGCCGGATATCGGCGTGGCGATATCATGCGCCAGACGGAAGAGACTCTCGACAGGCAAATTGAGGTCGCTCTCTTCAAGACCCGCGGGGGCGATGCGGGCGACGATTTGACCCGCTTCCACCTGCACGCCCATGGAGGCATTGGAATGGATCGCCGGCGGCAGATGCATCGGGACCGCGATGCTGACGCGCGCCGGTCCCCCCACATCATGGCTCTCCACTTGCAGGGTTCCGCCTTGACGGTGATCGATTATCCGGCTCTGCCACCCTGACCTTGCTTCGCGCAGCTCCCATTTTTGAGCCGGAAGAAGTTCACAGGGGGCCATAACCCTGGCTCGCCCGGGAACAAGAATCGCCAGCAGCACCAATCCCACAACGGACACAAAGATCAATAAGAGAGTTTCTCGTGTCGAACCCGCCCTTTTCACTTCTCATCCTCCCCCTGCAGGGGTTCAGCCGCCTGCCAAAGACTCCGGAATATTTCTTCGTAGGATGCCACAACAGAAGGTGTTCGGCTCCAGAGCAGAACTTCGAAATTCCCAACCATGCCGCTGGAGGTCCAGTTGCTCGAACCGGTAAGGAGATCCGAACCATCTGCCAGTGCGAATTTTGCATGCAGTTTGCCGGAGCGGGGCGGCCAGATCCTCAGCTGCATTCCCCGGGAGACGAGGGCCGCCCACGGTCTCTCATTCTCATCGACCGCTGCTTGTCCGTCCATAACCATTTCCACCACAACGCCTTGCTTGAGAAGAGTTTTAATCCACTGGGCCGTCTTCTTATCGGTGAACTTGTACATCACGATGCGCAGTGTATCCTGGCAACTTGCTAGAAAATGGCGGGTTACGGTTCTTGGATTCACGGCCTGGGAGTGAAATACAAGGGTCTCTCCCTCTCGGGGTTCCGAAAAGTCTGGATTAGATTCTGCTCGTATCATGCTTGACCCAAGAATGAGAAGGAAGGAACAAAGAAAAAGGTGCTGTCGCGGCACCCGGATTAAATCGATCATCTCGTATGGCAACTCCATCCGGCCTGCTGTGGTCTATCAGCCCATGTCATCTGATACACCTCAGTTTCCTAACAAATCATAGGACAACTCCGGGGGGATGGCAAGCGATCCCGGCCCAGGGTTGATCCATCGGCATCGAGGGATGTCGACTTATCTTGCATCACACCTTGATGTTACCGGAGAGGTTATCGGCTCACCAAGGGCCGGTGGGGCTTGTCCTGCCTTCCTTTGATGGGCAGATGCGTCCGGCTGAAGTAATCCTGTGTCATCGCCCGGACCTTGCCGTTGAGCGCGACCAATGCTATCAGATTCGGGACGGCCATGAGACCGAGCGCAAAATCGCCATAGGCCCAGACGATCTCGAGGGATTTCACGGCGCCGAGAAAAACAAATCCGACAAAGAAAAGTTTGTAGAATGGAACCCATCGGACACCAAAGAGATATTCGACACAACGATCGCCATAGTATGACCATGAGATGATGGTGGAGAGGGCGAAGAGAAAAACACAGAGGGTCACGACGAGATTGCCCCAGTTTCCAAAGGGGGCGAGACCCCGCTGGAAGGCCCATGCGGTAAGGGCCGAAGAGTTCTGCAACATGGCGCCTTTGAGCATTGGTATCGCGCCGGCCCAGGGTCCATCCGTCAGAACGATCGAACCATCCTCACTCACTTCAAGAGATCCGGAGACCTCCTCATCGCCGACGATAAGACGGATATTGTCAACGATGCCGTCGTTGGCGAAAAAGGCCAATCCCTCGGGAACGCCATCTTGTACATTAACGGAGCCAATGAAAGGCTCCTGCTGCCGGATTTCATCCTCGGTCATGGGATGGAGCCTGTGGACTTCAGGAAGGGCGCGAACCTGGATGCGGCTGAGCGGCGCGATCGAATCGGGTTTGCGGTTATCCCAGACGCCGGTGCTGAGGATGACGAGACCGGTAAATGTACAAATGACTATTGTATCTATGAAGGGGCCGATCATAGCGACGACGCCTTCACGCGCCGGCTCGGTCGTCTTCGCCGCGGCATGCGCGATCGGCGCGCTTCCCTGGCCCGCTTCGTTTGAGAAGAGCCCCCGTTTAACGCCCCAAAGCAGGGTAAGGCTGAAGATACCGGCGGCCGTCCCGCCGAGACTGGCCCGCGGTGAAAAAGCCTCGGTGAGGATTTGAGCGAAAACGCCCGGGATCTTACCCGCATTGATGACGAGGATGGCAAGCGCGCCGACGGAGTAGATAATGGCCATGCCGGGCGCAAGACGGCTGGTGACATTGCCGATCCGCCGGATGCCGCCGAGGATAACCAGGGCGACCAACGAAGCGAGGATAAGACCGACGATCCATGACGGCGCGCTGAAATCAGCGGCGGCGCTGACCGACACGGTATTGGCTTGATTCATATTGCCGCTGCCGAAGGAGGAGAAAACCCCGCAAACGGCAAAGAGGATGGCGAGGAATTTGAAGTTTTTGCCGAGGCCCTTCTCAATGAAATACATCGGCCCGCCGGAGGCTTTGCCGGCGCCATCGAAGGTGCGATAGCGCATCGCGAGGGTGCATTCGGCGTATTTTAGGGCCATCCCGAAGATGGCGGTGATCCACATCCAGAACATGGCGCCCGGTCCGCCGTAATGAATGGCGGTGGCGACGCCGGCGATATTTCCGACACCGACGGTGGCCGAAAGCGCGGTCGTGAGGGCTTGGAAGTGATTGATATCCCCCTCGTCATGGGGATCGTCATATTTCCCGCGGATGACATCAATACTGTGCCGGAATCCGCGGAACTGAATCCCACCCAAACGCACGGTGATAAAGATACCCGTCCCCACCAGAAGAACCACCAGCCAAGGAAGTTTCTCCGGCGTCGACCAAACAAGGGTGTTGCCATGTTCGACGATATCTTCGAGGATATTCCAGGTCATTCCGGCGAAGGATAATACATTGATCATGGGTTCGGTCCGTTTCTCTTTGTCCTATCCGAAGCCCCGCGCTCGAGGCGGCCGCCTGTTTCAAACATCCGTCGACCCCGGTCCTCCTCCTCGGGGGGACAGTGAACTTTATCGCGGCTTGGGGGGTGGCGAAAGGGGAAATTGCTTTTCATGCGGCCGCCGTGGCGGGGGAATTGTTTGTCTGTATCGAGCCTGAGGGGGCATACTGGTTCAGTTGGACGGAGATGGAAGGATTTACCGCTGGGATTCCAGCCATGGAAGAGAGGTATCGGATCATGTTTAAGAAAATCCTACACCCAACGGATTTCTCACCGGTCGCTATCCAGGCTTTCGAGCAGGCGGTTTCCTTGGCTCAGCGATTCGGAGCGGAAGTGCAGGTGGTGCACGCCCTTGTGTTGCATGGCTATGATCCTGCCCTCATTCGCAAAGGCCTCCCGCTGCTCGAGAAAGCCTATGAGGCGATCGAATCCGAATTGGTTCCCACCATGAATGAGTTGGCGGGAAAGGCAAAAGAGATACAAATTAACACGGTCTTTCAAAGGGGATTCTCTCCTTGGAATGCCATACTGAATCAGGCGGAAGAGTATAAGCCGGATCTGATTGTGATGGGCGCTCACGGCGCCGCTCCGGTCCGGCAATTCTTCCTGGGAAGCGTCGCCGAGAAAGTCGTTCGAAACGCTCCCTGTCCGGTCATGATTTTGAGGAAAGGACAACAGAGAATAAGCGCCTACCGGCGGATACTCCTGCCTGTCGATTTCTCCGAAGCTTCGAAACCGGCGATGGAATGCGCCATTAATCTCGCCCGTCATGACGGAGCGGAGGTCGCTCTCCTCCATGTTTTTCAGGAAGTGATGCCGCCATCTTTCTACGCGGCCGGTGGCGCCTTTCAATGGGACCCTGATCTAAAGGATCGATGCAAAGCTTCGATGAACGATCTACTCAGCGATTACCCATTGGAGGGATTGAGAATCAAGAAGCTCGTGCGCGAAGGGAAGACCTGCAAGACGATTGTTGATGTGGCTGAGGAGGAAGAAGTAGA
This window of the Candidatus Eisenbacteria bacterium genome carries:
- a CDS encoding phospholipase D family protein: MNPRTVTRHFLASCQDTLRIVMYKFTDKKTAQWIKTLLKQGVVVEMVMDGQAAVDENERPWAALVSRGMQLRIWPPRSGKLHAKFALADGSDLLTGSSNWTSSGMVGNFEVLLWSRTPSVVASYEEIFRSLWQAAEPLQGEDEK
- a CDS encoding universal stress protein — encoded protein: MNFIAAWGVAKGEIAFHAAAVAGELFVCIEPEGAYWFSWTEMEGFTAGIPAMEERYRIMFKKILHPTDFSPVAIQAFEQAVSLAQRFGAEVQVVHALVLHGYDPALIRKGLPLLEKAYEAIESELVPTMNELAGKAKEIQINTVFQRGFSPWNAILNQAEEYKPDLIVMGAHGAAPVRQFFLGSVAEKVVRNAPCPVMILRKGQQRISAYRRILLPVDFSEASKPAMECAINLARHDGAEVALLHVFQEVMPPSFYAAGGAFQWDPDLKDRCKASMNDLLSDYPLEGLRIKKLVREGKTCKTIVDVAEEEEVDLIVMGTHGLSGLPHIFLGSVAERVLRRADCPVLTVRGKKI
- a CDS encoding sodium:alanine symporter family protein, with the protein product MTWNILEDIVEHGNTLVWSTPEKLPWLVVLLVGTGIFITVRLGGIQFRGFRHSIDVIRGKYDDPHDEGDINHFQALTTALSATVGVGNIAGVATAIHYGGPGAMFWMWITAIFGMALKYAECTLAMRYRTFDGAGKASGGPMYFIEKGLGKNFKFLAILFAVCGVFSSFGSGNMNQANTVSVSAAADFSAPSWIVGLILASLVALVILGGIRRIGNVTSRLAPGMAIIYSVGALAILVINAGKIPGVFAQILTEAFSPRASLGGTAAGIFSLTLLWGVKRGLFSNEAGQGSAPIAHAAAKTTEPAREGVVAMIGPFIDTIVICTFTGLVILSTGVWDNRKPDSIAPLSRIQVRALPEVHRLHPMTEDEIRQQEPFIGSVNVQDGVPEGLAFFANDGIVDNIRLIVGDEEVSGSLEVSEDGSIVLTDGPWAGAIPMLKGAMLQNSSALTAWAFQRGLAPFGNWGNLVVTLCVFLFALSTIISWSYYGDRCVEYLFGVRWVPFYKLFFVGFVFLGAVKSLEIVWAYGDFALGLMAVPNLIALVALNGKVRAMTQDYFSRTHLPIKGRQDKPHRPLVSR